DNA sequence from the Salminus brasiliensis chromosome 3, fSalBra1.hap2, whole genome shotgun sequence genome:
TAAAGGTCAAGGTTCTCTGATCCACACCTTAATATCATTTTCATACTTTTGCATGTTTGATGATATTGTTCACGTCGACTGAGAAGGAAAATCAAACGGCTTGTCTGTGACTGACAGACGCTAATAACCGCTGCTATAGAGGGATTTTCTTCAGTTGTCTTTGCCTCTATTTTCTTTGCATGAAGTAAAAGAATGTCATATTTTCTGTGCCTGTGACACTCAGCAGTACAGCACATTCAACATAACTGTGCTTTAGATGctgtttatataatattatatatatatatggatctCAGACCACATCTTCAATGCATCTATGTAGATCAgattatattatgtataatatatattattacatatatatatatatatattacacacatttaacacacacacacattatcgcTGTCACATCATATTCTTTAAAGTTTCTCTTTAAAGAAATCTTTAAATTGTTTCCAACttttatgataaatggaccaatagaaatgcttcaaaatgactgaatcttttacattgacttctactgaatgttcagaagggttttttccttctcctgtaaagttactactttttattatttgagatatatatatatatatatatatatatatatatatatatatatatatatatatatatatatatatatatatataaaattcaagtaaatatcagtgtttatcatactttttattatttgagatacaaggttttgtagctatctatctatctatggggcagtggtggctcagcggttagagcgccgggatatcgataacagggttgtgggttcgattcccggtctcggcaagctgccactgttgggcccttgagcaaggccctttaccctctctgctccccgggcgctggagttggctgcccaccgctctgggtgtgtgtgtgtactcactgcccctaacacatgtgagtgtgtgtgttcactaccagatgggttaaatgcggaggacacatttcgctgtacagtgtacagtgacaaatacgtgcacctttatctatctaatctatatatatatatagattgtaTAGGTTTCTATATAATGATATATGTatcatatatatgttttataggTTGTGCAAACctataaaacactgatattagaataaacactaataataataacactcctacagaaagtggtggaggttctccatcactgtgttcatcattagaacatctttaaagttctcctctctcatggagtctagtattatttagagttctcctcagatcaacacctggtttggtggtaaatcagggcttaatgatggtgaaaaaggtgagctgctgctgctgctgctgctgctgatggagttgaacacatcctccacgctgtgctggctggactggggggcatccaggagaaacctggaggaaccgagctctgactagctcacaagatctcagaAAGTTTGTGTCTGGGTTGTCTCTGGATTTCAAATCACCTCTTCAGTGCATCTGTTTAAGTCCTTCTCCTTCCTCAGTTCTTCACTGAATGTCTTGCAGGTGCCCAAAACCAAAGACTCTCATAATGATCATGCCCAGTGTCTCTGACTGAGGCGTTATTCTGTATGATAAAACAGAAGGATACACTGTAAGACTTATTAAAGATGAATTCTGGCCACATGAGAGCTGCCAAACTACAGCTCGAGACGAGATCGATGCCATGCAGAGCTCGGGCGCAGGGTGCCTGGTATTTTTCTTCGCTTGTAATTACTTTtttctctgctttctctccccccccacccccctccctatTTCTCACTAGATTAGGTGTCACAGTAATAGCGTCATCAGCTGCTGCTTGGTGAATAATCATGCCCGTGGACTGGAGGAGGCAAGGCAGCGCTGGAATTAAAACGTGTGAAGAACAAAGTGTGcaaaagaagaagcagaagaagcacAACCCCTAGAGAGACCCCATCTCGATTGGTGTCATGGATCACACAAGTCCGGGCAGCCTCTGCAGATGAGAGGACTGCACCGCAACATGGAGGTGCTTGTTGACCTCTCGGCCCAACGCTGTCCGGTAGGTCTCAGTTTCGTAACGCCGAGTAAGATCTGACTGCCAAGAATGACAAATGTGGCCTAAATGAGCCGCCCCCCCAACTCAAATGCAGTACGTAGCGCCGGCGAAGCATGTGACTAATGATTCAGGGCATTCAGCACAGAGACTCCGTCAGTATGGAAGAGCAGACAAGCACTCTGATTCACGGGATTTACGGGAACAGCACTGAGCACTTCAACACGTCACTCGGCTACAACGCGACGGATCTGAAGGAGAACTCGGACACTTACGAGTTCTACGTCATCGGCCTTTTCCTCTCCTGCCTGTACACCATCTTACTCTTCCCCATCGGCATCATCGGCAACATCCTCATACTGGTGGTCAACCTGAACCACAGGGAGAAGATGACCATCCCCGACCTTTACTTCATCAACCTGGCGGTGGCGGACCTCATCCTGGTGGCCGACTCGCTCATCGAAGTCTTCAACCTGAACGAGAAGTACTACGACTACGCCATCCTCTGCACCTTCATGTCCCTCTTCCTTCAGGTCAACATGTACAGCAGTATCTTCTTCCTGACGTGGATGAGCTTCGACCGCTACGTGGCTCTGGCCAACTCCATGAGCAGCAGACCCTTGCGCACCATGCAGCACGCCAAGCTCAGCTGCAGCCTGATCTGGATGGCCTCCATCCTGGCCACGCTGCTCCCCTTCACCATCGTGCAGACGCAGCACACGGGCGAGGTGCACTTCTGCTTCGCCAACGTCATCGAGATCCAGTGGCTGGAGGTGACCATCGGCTTCCTGGTGCCCTTCTCCATCATCGGCCTGTGCTACTCCCTGATCGTGCGCATCCTCATGCGGGCTCAGAAGCACAGGGGCCTGTGGCCGCGCCGGCAGAAGGCCCTGCGCATGAtcgtggtggtggtgctggtgttcTTCATCTGCTGGCTGCCGGAGAACGTCTTCATCAGCATCCAGCTGCTCCAGGGTACCGCTGACCCCTCGCAGCGCAGCCCAACCACATTGTGGCACGACTACCCGCTGACGGGGCACATCGTCAACCTGGCTGCCTTCTCGAACAGCTGCTTGAACCCCATCATCTACAGCTTCCTGGGAGAGACCTTCCGGGACAAGCTGCGGCTCTTTGTGAAGCAGAAAGCCAGCTGGTCTGTGGTCTATCGCTTCTGCCACCACACCCTGGACCTCAACATCCCTGTGAGGAGCGAGTCCGAAGTATAGGACTGAGGGCTAAACCCGGAGTCCCGGAGATGACTTTCCTGAACCTTTTCTCTTTTGAGGTGTTGAGATGGAGAACCATGGAGATGTTCTCTTCATGAGGAAACCACCCTGAGCTGCTCGGAGCGAAGATGCATGAACTGTAAGGGTGGAGACACGTACCCACCGAGTGACTGAGGGGTACACGGTTCAGCTTACAAAagcaagagctgaagaagcaccATGTTGGGATTATATCCAGCAGAGTGTAACCAATACTCAGAGGATTATTCAGGGTAATTCTTTGCAAAGATGTTGATTTAATGGATGGAATAGCAAAGAAACAATGACCTGCTTTTCTAAAAGTAAACTTTCTAGATATCGAAAACATATAACGTATCAAAGCGACGAATTTTATACTCCGGGATGACCATGCTCAGTGAGCTCATGGTAAGGGAACAAATAAAAGACATCAGAGGACCTGTGATCTATTTCTCCTCTGCCTCAATGTGGTATGTAGTCTTCTCTTCAGGTCTCTGTGGCATTGTGCAATCCTTCTCATCCTCCTCATCAGGGTCTTTGGACTTCACATTGGCTCTGTGACTACCGAACATCCTTCGTTTCTAGACCGaatagatatacacacacactatatgtccaaatacttgtggacaccccttcaaatgaatgcattcagcttgtcctcacagcttgtctagtccatgtagagcagtataaacctaaacctaaacccctggcacaatgctgcctaatgccaggcgtgggctagaggaggggtataaagccccccagcattgaggggctgtggagcagtggaagaactgtgttttctggaataactgatggatggtggagctccattatccagtacttttgggatgagttatggagttggggatgatgaggttgggtAGTGATTATCATCCAAAGTCCTAATTTCAGtaaggctctggctgctgaatacaatcaaatcctcacagctatgctctactccaaaatccagtagaaagtcttcttccctggacagcagagacagttactccaaccaaagcaggtttaactctttttaacacccttgatttgcGAAGGAAACCAAAAccgagcaggcgtcccaatacttttgtcaattcgTGTAGATTTTGTACGACATTTctggctttaaaaaaatatttgctgAGTAAAGCAAGAAAaggaaagcagcaaacatgagaGCCGGGCCCACCCTGGGCTGACCAGACCGACCAGGCCTGCTCTCCAACTTTCCCACATTCTCGTCCGCAGTAACAAGAGAAAAACTTTCAGCCACCCAAGTTCATTTGGAGTTCACTGCCCACCTACAAACCTACAGTTTGACAGAA
Encoded proteins:
- the gper1 gene encoding G-protein coupled estrogen receptor 1; this encodes MIQGIQHRDSVSMEEQTSTLIHGIYGNSTEHFNTSLGYNATDLKENSDTYEFYVIGLFLSCLYTILLFPIGIIGNILILVVNLNHREKMTIPDLYFINLAVADLILVADSLIEVFNLNEKYYDYAILCTFMSLFLQVNMYSSIFFLTWMSFDRYVALANSMSSRPLRTMQHAKLSCSLIWMASILATLLPFTIVQTQHTGEVHFCFANVIEIQWLEVTIGFLVPFSIIGLCYSLIVRILMRAQKHRGLWPRRQKALRMIVVVVLVFFICWLPENVFISIQLLQGTADPSQRSPTTLWHDYPLTGHIVNLAAFSNSCLNPIIYSFLGETFRDKLRLFVKQKASWSVVYRFCHHTLDLNIPVRSESEV